In Miniphocaeibacter halophilus, the following proteins share a genomic window:
- a CDS encoding DUF871 domain-containing protein, with amino-acid sequence MKRRLGLSVYPDNSDFNKDKEYLDLAAKYGFSRIFMSMLEVKDGKEAVFNKFKNIIGYAKEIGFEVILDIAPNIFDALEISYDDLSFFSEVGADGIRLDVAFDSNKEAMLSFNPYNLIIELNMSNDVAYLNNILTYQPNKPFIYGCHNFYPQDGSALPLDFFTSCSERFKKEGIRTAAFINSQVGTFGPWDINDGLPTVEIHRKLPVEVQAKHLFATGLIDDVIIGNAYASEEELKALSEVNRYQTVFKVELVDDINDVEKEILFKNQHFRRGDITSQMIRSTEVRKKYKEKDNNPHDNELMFKRGDIVIGNDKFGKYKNELQIVLEDHKDNRKNKVGKIIDDELILLDYVKPWSKFKFNE; translated from the coding sequence ATGAAACGTAGATTAGGTTTGTCAGTTTATCCGGATAATAGTGATTTTAATAAAGATAAAGAATATTTAGATTTAGCTGCAAAATATGGATTTTCTCGTATTTTCATGAGTATGTTAGAAGTTAAAGACGGAAAAGAAGCAGTATTTAATAAATTTAAAAATATAATAGGCTATGCAAAAGAAATAGGTTTTGAAGTTATTTTGGACATTGCACCAAATATATTTGATGCTTTAGAAATTTCATATGATGACTTGTCTTTTTTCAGTGAAGTTGGAGCAGATGGTATTAGATTAGACGTGGCTTTTGATAGTAACAAGGAAGCAATGCTATCTTTTAATCCATATAATTTAATAATTGAATTAAATATGAGTAATGATGTAGCATATTTAAACAATATTTTAACATACCAACCAAATAAACCCTTTATATATGGTTGTCATAATTTTTATCCACAAGATGGATCTGCTTTACCTTTAGACTTTTTTACATCTTGTTCAGAAAGATTTAAAAAAGAAGGAATTAGAACTGCTGCCTTTATAAATTCACAAGTTGGTACTTTTGGACCATGGGATATAAACGATGGTTTACCAACTGTAGAAATTCATAGAAAGCTTCCGGTAGAAGTTCAAGCTAAACATCTTTTTGCTACAGGATTAATAGATGACGTTATAATAGGCAATGCCTATGCGTCAGAAGAGGAATTAAAAGCTTTATCTGAAGTAAACAGATATCAAACTGTTTTTAAAGTGGAATTAGTTGATGATATTAATGATGTTGAAAAGGAAATATTATTTAAAAATCAACATTTTAGAAGAGGCGATATTACATCTCAAATGATTCGTTCAACAGAGGTTAGAAAGAAATATAAAGAGAAAGACAACAACCCTCACGATAATGAATTGATGTTTAAACGAGGAGATATAGTTATAGGAAATGACAAATTCGGTAAATATAAAAATGAATTGCAAATTGTTTTAGAGGACCATAAGGATAATAGAAAGAACAAAGTTGGAAAAATTATAGATGATGAGTTAATATTACTAGACTATGTAAAGCCTTGGAGTAAATTTAAATTTAATGAATAG
- a CDS encoding PTS sugar transporter subunit IIC: MKKLINFLEEKVAPIAGKISGQRHMMAVRKGLVATMPLIIVGSFFTIFNNFPIDSIKALIDPYMDILDIPFRFTVGVMALYATYGIAATLAESYKLDTLSSGMMAVLAFLITTIKPIRVLEDVDGVITAGRYLNIGSLSASSLFGAIVTALISVEIYRFMKERNFTIKLPAGVPPEVLNSFIALIPTLVVILLFWTIRHILGFDLNAFLSSLLMPLKNILAGNSLAGGLLTVFLICFFWLLGIHGPAIMAPVIRPFWDISIAENMDAFTAGVAATELPNIFTEQFIQWFVWIGGAGTTLALVVLFMFSKSNYYKSLGKLSFLPGLFNINEPIIFGAPIVMNPILGIPFVIAPLVTTILAYAVTITDIIPRMMMKLPFTMISPIAAWMSTEWNVFAGILVIINFFIAMIIYYPFFKLAEKQQVQKEEEELAAEAAREASK, encoded by the coding sequence ATGAAAAAACTAATCAATTTTTTGGAAGAGAAAGTTGCCCCTATTGCAGGAAAAATTAGTGGTCAAAGACACATGATGGCAGTTAGAAAAGGATTAGTGGCAACAATGCCATTAATCATAGTAGGTTCATTCTTTACTATATTTAATAACTTTCCAATTGACTCAATAAAAGCCCTAATAGATCCCTATATGGATATTTTAGATATTCCATTTCGGTTTACAGTAGGTGTAATGGCACTTTATGCTACATATGGAATAGCAGCAACGTTGGCTGAAAGTTACAAACTAGATACACTATCTAGTGGAATGATGGCAGTATTGGCGTTTTTAATAACTACAATTAAGCCAATTAGAGTTCTAGAGGATGTAGATGGTGTAATAACGGCAGGAAGATACTTAAACATCGGATCATTAAGTGCATCATCGCTATTTGGTGCTATTGTAACAGCTTTAATTTCAGTAGAAATTTACAGATTTATGAAAGAGCGTAATTTTACTATAAAATTACCAGCAGGTGTTCCACCAGAGGTATTAAATTCTTTTATAGCCTTAATACCAACATTAGTTGTAATTTTATTATTCTGGACTATTAGACATATATTGGGTTTTGACCTTAATGCATTTTTAAGTTCACTATTAATGCCATTGAAGAATATTTTGGCAGGAAACAGTTTAGCCGGTGGATTGTTAACAGTATTTTTAATTTGTTTCTTCTGGTTACTTGGAATTCACGGACCTGCAATTATGGCTCCAGTAATAAGACCTTTCTGGGATATATCTATAGCAGAAAACATGGATGCTTTTACAGCAGGAGTTGCTGCAACTGAATTACCAAATATTTTTACAGAACAATTTATACAATGGTTTGTGTGGATTGGTGGAGCAGGAACAACACTGGCCTTAGTAGTTTTATTTATGTTTTCAAAATCAAACTACTATAAGAGTTTAGGAAAATTGTCATTTTTACCAGGATTATTCAATATAAATGAGCCTATAATATTTGGTGCTCCAATAGTAATGAATCCTATTTTAGGAATTCCATTTGTTATAGCACCACTGGTTACTACAATTTTGGCATATGCTGTAACAATAACGGATATTATTCCTCGGATGATGATGAAACTACCATTTACCATGATTTCACCTATTGCGGCTTGGATGAGTACAGAATGGAATGTATTTGCAGGAATACTTGTAATAATAAATTTCTTTATAGCGATGATTATTTACTATCCATTCTTTAAACTGGCAGAAAAACAACAAGTACAAAAAGAAGAAGAAGAATTAGCAGCGGAAGCAGCAAGGGAAGCATCTAAGTAA
- a CDS encoding GntR family transcriptional regulator, with the protein MNKQLLYAEVAYDIKKDIFNGVYDLDDYIPTEIELEKKYGVSKITIRRAVDILCQEGYLEKKSGKGTKVISNRTFNKLSKASSFTYYLENIGKTLKKEVISVEVIPNPNIIEEQKSMGEKVVKFVRLYYLDDEPYIFFTYYLPYFDGYEKLNEEDISLYNWLRDKGVLIYNIKDSFKVGELDEEGKKLLKMTKPTVLERHRQSYDNLNRLVELSIAYYNSDKQEYEIQYEV; encoded by the coding sequence ATGAACAAACAATTATTATATGCAGAAGTTGCCTATGATATAAAAAAGGATATATTTAATGGAGTATATGATTTGGATGACTATATACCTACTGAAATAGAATTGGAAAAAAAATATGGTGTAAGTAAAATTACAATAAGAAGAGCTGTAGATATACTTTGCCAAGAAGGATATTTAGAAAAGAAAAGTGGGAAGGGTACTAAAGTAATAAGCAATAGGACATTTAATAAATTATCAAAGGCCTCCTCCTTTACCTATTATCTAGAAAATATAGGCAAGACTTTAAAAAAAGAGGTTATTTCAGTTGAGGTAATACCTAATCCTAATATTATAGAAGAACAAAAAAGTATGGGGGAAAAAGTAGTTAAGTTTGTTAGGTTATATTATTTAGATGACGAACCCTATATATTTTTTACCTATTATTTACCTTATTTTGATGGTTATGAAAAATTAAATGAAGAAGATATATCCCTATATAACTGGTTGAGAGATAAGGGGGTTTTAATTTATAACATTAAGGATAGTTTTAAAGTAGGGGAATTAGATGAGGAAGGTAAAAAACTTTTAAAAATGACAAAACCTACAGTGTTAGAAAGACATAGGCAGTCCTATGATAATTTAAATAGGCTAGTAGAATTGTCAATTGCATACTATAATTCCGATAAACAAGAATATGAGATACAGTACGAGGTTTAA
- the tuf gene encoding elongation factor Tu produces the protein MGKEKFERTKPHVNIGTIGHVDHGKTTTTAAITLVLNKRFGSGEFVDYANIDKAPEERERGITISTSHVEYETPKRHYAHVDCPGHADYVKNMITGAAQMDGAILVVSAADGPMPQTREHILLGRQVGIPKIAVFLNKEDQVDDPELIELVEMEVRDLLNEYDYDGDNAPIVVGSALKALEDPDGEWGDKIVELMEAVDEYIPEPERDVDQPFLMPVEDIFSITGRGTVATGRVERGVVKVGDNVEIIGLTDEKRTVVVTGVEMFKKMLDEAQAGDNIGALLRGVQREEIERGQVLAAPGTIQPHTKFESEVYVLTKDEGGRHTPFFSGYRPQFFFRTTDVTGDIQLEEGVEMVMPGDNAKFTIELITPIAIEEGLRFAIREGGRTVGAGVVTKILG, from the coding sequence ATGGGAAAAGAAAAATTTGAAAGAACGAAACCGCACGTAAATATAGGAACAATAGGTCACGTAGACCATGGTAAAACAACAACAACAGCAGCAATCACACTAGTATTAAATAAAAGATTTGGAAGTGGAGAATTTGTTGACTATGCAAATATAGACAAGGCTCCAGAAGAAAGAGAAAGAGGTATAACAATATCAACTTCTCACGTAGAATATGAAACTCCAAAAAGACACTACGCACACGTAGACTGTCCAGGCCATGCTGACTATGTAAAGAACATGATTACAGGAGCAGCACAAATGGACGGAGCAATACTAGTAGTATCTGCAGCAGATGGTCCAATGCCACAAACAAGAGAACATATATTACTTGGAAGACAAGTAGGAATACCAAAAATTGCAGTATTCTTAAACAAAGAAGACCAAGTAGATGATCCAGAATTAATAGAATTAGTAGAAATGGAAGTAAGAGATCTATTAAACGAATATGATTATGATGGAGACAACGCACCAATCGTAGTAGGATCTGCATTAAAAGCATTAGAAGATCCTGACGGAGAGTGGGGAGACAAAATCGTAGAATTAATGGAAGCAGTAGATGAATATATTCCAGAACCAGAAAGAGACGTTGACCAACCATTCTTAATGCCAGTAGAAGACATTTTCTCAATAACAGGAAGAGGAACAGTAGCAACTGGTAGAGTAGAAAGAGGAGTAGTAAAAGTAGGAGACAACGTAGAAATAATAGGTTTAACAGACGAAAAGAGAACAGTAGTAGTAACTGGAGTAGAAATGTTCAAGAAAATGTTAGACGAAGCACAAGCAGGAGATAACATAGGAGCATTACTAAGAGGAGTACAAAGAGAAGAAATCGAAAGAGGACAAGTATTAGCGGCTCCAGGAACAATTCAACCACATACAAAATTCGAATCAGAAGTATATGTATTAACAAAAGATGAAGGTGGAAGACATACACCATTTTTCTCAGGCTACAGACCACAATTCTTCTTTAGAACAACAGATGTAACAGGAGATATTCAATTAGAAGAAGGCGTAGAAATGGTAATGCCAGGAGATAATGCTAAATTTACTATAGAATTAATAACACCAATAGCAATAGAAGAAGGATTAAGATTTGCTATAAGAGAAGGTGGAAGAACAGTAGGAGCAGGAGTAGTAACTAAGATTTTAGGATAA
- the fusA gene encoding elongation factor G: MGREYSLANTRNIGIMAHIDAGKTTTTERILYYTGKIHKIGDTHDGAAQMDWMVQEQEKGITITSAATTCIWKDNRINIIDTPGHVDFTVEVERSLRVLDSAIALFDAKSGVEPQSETVWRQADKYGVPRICFINKMDATGADYFESIKTIRDKLGANPVPIEIPIGSEDKFVGVVDLITMKATVYKNDLGTDIDITEIPDDLKELAEEYRNNLLENIADHDEDVMMKYLEGEEITEEEIKRAIKTATINLSMNPVLCGSAYKNKGVQPLLDAIIDFMPSPLDVPSIKGTDPNTDEEIERKSSDDEPFAALAFKVVTDPFVGKLTYFRVYSGKLDAGSYVYNSSKGKRERMGRILMMHANKREEIDTVYAGDIAAAVGLKDTGTGDTLCDANNQIILEKMEFPEPVISVAIEPKTKASQEKMSIALQKLSEEDPTFTTHTDEETGQTIISGMGELHLEIIVDRLLREFKVEANIGNPQVSYRESITKEAEAEGKYVKQSGGRGQYGHAKIRVEPQEPGKGFEFVNAIVGGAIPKEYIGSVQEGIEEAAQSGILGGYPVLDIKVTLYDGSYHDVDSSEMAFKIAGSMALRSALAKAGPTLLEPMEKVEITTPDEYLGDVMGDVNSRRGKIQGMDPKNGVHILDAYVPLSEMFGYATDLRSNTQGRATYSMQFDHYEKVPASIADEVLGDKNTDK; the protein is encoded by the coding sequence ATGGGAAGAGAATATTCTTTAGCCAATACTAGAAATATAGGGATAATGGCTCATATAGATGCTGGTAAAACAACAACTACAGAGCGTATACTATATTATACTGGTAAAATCCATAAAATAGGTGATACTCATGATGGTGCTGCTCAAATGGACTGGATGGTTCAAGAGCAAGAAAAAGGTATCACTATAACATCTGCTGCAACAACTTGTATATGGAAAGATAATAGAATCAATATAATTGATACTCCAGGACACGTTGACTTTACAGTTGAAGTTGAAAGATCATTGAGGGTTTTAGATAGTGCTATAGCCTTATTTGATGCTAAAAGTGGTGTAGAACCACAATCTGAAACTGTTTGGAGACAAGCGGATAAATATGGAGTTCCAAGAATCTGTTTTATTAATAAAATGGATGCAACTGGGGCGGATTATTTTGAATCAATAAAAACAATAAGAGATAAACTAGGTGCAAATCCTGTACCTATAGAAATTCCAATAGGAAGTGAAGATAAATTCGTAGGAGTAGTTGATTTAATCACTATGAAGGCTACAGTTTATAAAAATGACCTAGGAACAGATATTGATATAACAGAAATACCTGATGACTTAAAAGAGTTAGCAGAAGAATATAGAAATAATTTACTTGAAAATATTGCTGATCATGACGAAGATGTTATGATGAAATATTTAGAAGGTGAAGAAATTACAGAAGAAGAAATTAAAAGAGCTATTAAGACAGCTACAATTAATTTATCAATGAATCCAGTATTATGTGGTTCTGCATATAAGAATAAAGGTGTTCAACCTTTACTTGATGCAATTATTGACTTCATGCCTTCACCATTGGATGTACCATCAATTAAGGGTACAGACCCAAATACAGACGAAGAAATAGAAAGAAAATCAAGTGACGATGAACCTTTTGCTGCTTTAGCATTTAAAGTAGTAACAGATCCATTTGTTGGAAAATTAACCTATTTTAGAGTTTATTCCGGTAAATTAGATGCTGGTAGTTACGTTTATAACTCCTCAAAGGGCAAAAGAGAGAGAATGGGACGTATACTGATGATGCATGCCAATAAGAGAGAAGAAATAGATACTGTTTATGCAGGAGATATTGCTGCAGCTGTAGGACTTAAAGATACAGGTACAGGGGATACATTATGTGATGCAAACAACCAAATTATTTTGGAAAAAATGGAATTCCCAGAACCGGTTATTTCCGTAGCAATAGAACCAAAAACAAAAGCATCTCAAGAAAAAATGAGTATAGCTTTACAAAAATTATCTGAAGAAGATCCTACTTTCACAACTCATACAGATGAGGAAACAGGACAAACTATAATTTCAGGTATGGGTGAACTACACTTAGAAATAATAGTTGATAGATTATTAAGAGAATTCAAAGTTGAAGCTAATATTGGTAATCCTCAAGTATCCTATAGAGAGTCAATTACTAAAGAAGCAGAAGCTGAAGGAAAATATGTAAAACAATCCGGTGGTCGTGGACAATATGGTCATGCTAAGATTAGAGTTGAACCACAAGAACCAGGCAAAGGCTTTGAATTTGTTAATGCAATAGTTGGAGGAGCTATTCCTAAAGAATATATAGGATCAGTTCAAGAAGGTATTGAAGAAGCAGCACAATCAGGTATTTTAGGTGGATACCCAGTACTTGATATTAAGGTTACCTTGTATGATGGATCATATCATGATGTAGACTCATCAGAAATGGCATTTAAAATAGCTGGTTCAATGGCTTTAAGATCAGCACTTGCTAAGGCAGGTCCAACATTATTAGAACCTATGGAAAAAGTTGAAATAACTACTCCTGATGAATATTTAGGAGATGTTATGGGAGATGTTAACTCAAGAAGAGGTAAAATTCAAGGAATGGATCCTAAAAACGGAGTTCACATTTTAGATGCATATGTACCATTATCAGAAATGTTTGGATATGCAACAGATCTACGTTCAAATACACAAGGTAGAGCAACTTATTCAATGCAATTTGATCATTATGAAAAAGTACCTGCTTCAATTGCAGATGAAGTACTTGGCGATAAAAATACAGATAAATAG
- the rpsG gene encoding 30S ribosomal protein S7, with translation MPRKGHVPKREVMPDPVYNDKVVTKLINNIMLDGKKGTAQGIVYKAFEQVAEKSGEDALEVFYKALNNIMPVLEVKSRRIGGANYQVPIEVRPERRQTLGLRWLTTYSRARGEKTMVDRLAKEILDASNNTGASVKKREDVHKMAEANKAFAHFRF, from the coding sequence GTGCCAAGAAAAGGACATGTGCCTAAAAGGGAAGTAATGCCTGATCCAGTTTACAATGATAAGGTGGTTACTAAATTAATAAATAATATTATGCTAGACGGTAAAAAAGGTACTGCACAAGGAATTGTGTATAAAGCTTTTGAACAAGTAGCAGAAAAATCTGGTGAAGATGCTTTAGAAGTATTTTACAAAGCATTAAATAATATAATGCCAGTATTAGAGGTAAAATCTAGAAGAATTGGTGGTGCAAACTATCAAGTTCCAATTGAAGTAAGACCAGAAAGAAGACAGACTCTAGGCTTAAGATGGTTAACAACTTATTCAAGAGCTAGAGGGGAAAAAACTATGGTAGATAGACTAGCAAAAGAAATCTTAGACGCTTCAAATAACACTGGTGCTAGTGTTAAAAAGAGAGAAGACGTTCATAAGATGGCAGAAGCTAATAAAGCATTTGCTCATTTCAGATTCTAG
- the rpsL gene encoding 30S ribosomal protein S12: MPTINQLIKQGRHARTYKSKSPALSVNFNTLNKRTTEVRSPQKRGVCTAVRTVTPKKPNSALRKVARVRLTNGMEVAAYIPGIGHNLQEHSVVLIRGGRVKDLPGVRYHIVRGALDTAGVADRKQGRSKYGAKKPK; encoded by the coding sequence ATGCCAACAATTAATCAATTGATAAAACAAGGTAGACATGCTAGAACTTATAAGTCAAAGTCTCCAGCTTTAAGTGTTAACTTCAATACTTTAAATAAAAGAACAACTGAAGTTAGATCACCACAAAAAAGAGGAGTTTGTACTGCTGTAAGAACAGTAACACCAAAGAAACCTAACTCAGCTTTACGTAAAGTAGCAAGAGTTCGTTTAACAAATGGAATGGAAGTTGCTGCTTATATACCTGGAATAGGACATAACCTACAAGAGCATAGTGTTGTACTTATTAGAGGTGGAAGAGTAAAAGACTTACCAGGGGTTCGTTATCATATAGTTCGTGGTGCTTTAGATACAGCTGGTGTAGCTGATAGAAAGCAAGGACGTTCTAAGTATGGAGCTAAAAAACCTAAATAA
- a CDS encoding uracil-xanthine permease family protein: MINKKNKSKFDLDGIPPLREAVPLGLQHLFAMVFGNSVTALLITQILGLSQAQSTMLVQGAMLAAAIATLIQLYPPPFIKGYKFGVRLPVIMGTSYLFLGGCLGVVEEYGMAAMVGGQIAGAIFHIFFGLFIVSKIRRIFTPVISGTIITCMGLGLFPTAINNLAGGANSPEYGYIINFVIGLIVALIIIVLQNYGKGIIKDIAILVGIIAGFIISAAMGIVDFSAVKEAAWVSIPKPLAFGIEFKPHIIVMFILLYIVSVADLMGNLTLTTVGGLDRDVTEKELSSGVMGVGLGSICASLLNSIPVAAFSQNAAIVSLNKVVSRFVIATATFFLILGGISPKIGSIITSMPSCVIGGATLVIFSQIAMAGVNLLTKEEFTKKNMLIAGVAIATSLGITGTKEALVYFPTTLATVIGDSSVVLGALIALFLQGLFYIIEKVLKKGKN, from the coding sequence ATGATTAATAAAAAAAATAAATCCAAGTTTGATCTTGATGGAATTCCACCGTTAAGAGAAGCCGTACCCCTTGGTTTGCAGCATTTATTTGCAATGGTTTTTGGAAATAGTGTTACAGCGTTATTAATTACACAAATTCTTGGATTAAGTCAAGCTCAATCAACAATGCTTGTACAAGGAGCAATGCTAGCAGCAGCAATTGCTACTCTAATTCAGTTATATCCACCACCATTTATAAAAGGTTACAAATTTGGAGTCAGACTACCTGTAATAATGGGAACCAGTTATTTATTCCTAGGTGGCTGTCTAGGAGTTGTTGAAGAATATGGAATGGCCGCTATGGTAGGTGGTCAAATAGCAGGAGCAATTTTTCATATATTTTTCGGTTTATTTATAGTTAGTAAAATTAGAAGAATTTTTACTCCTGTAATTTCAGGTACAATAATTACATGTATGGGTTTAGGGCTGTTTCCTACAGCTATTAATAATCTAGCGGGAGGGGCGAATTCTCCTGAATATGGTTATATTATAAACTTTGTAATAGGATTAATAGTAGCACTTATAATAATTGTGTTACAAAATTATGGTAAAGGTATTATAAAGGATATTGCAATTTTAGTTGGAATAATAGCAGGATTTATAATATCTGCAGCAATGGGAATAGTTGATTTTTCGGCAGTAAAAGAGGCGGCGTGGGTATCTATACCAAAACCTTTAGCATTTGGAATAGAGTTTAAACCTCACATAATAGTCATGTTTATATTGTTATACATAGTTTCTGTAGCGGATTTAATGGGGAATTTAACATTAACTACAGTAGGCGGATTAGATAGAGATGTAACAGAAAAAGAATTATCCTCAGGTGTTATGGGAGTAGGATTAGGATCAATATGTGCATCTTTACTAAATTCAATACCTGTAGCAGCATTTAGTCAAAATGCAGCTATAGTATCTTTAAATAAAGTAGTTAGTAGATTTGTAATAGCTACAGCAACATTTTTCTTAATATTAGGTGGTATTTCACCTAAAATAGGTTCAATAATAACTTCAATGCCTTCTTGTGTAATTGGAGGAGCTACATTAGTCATATTTTCACAAATAGCAATGGCGGGAGTTAATCTTCTTACAAAGGAAGAGTTTACTAAGAAAAATATGTTAATTGCAGGAGTAGCAATTGCAACAAGTCTTGGTATAACAGGAACAAAAGAAGCTCTTGTATATTTTCCGACAACATTAGCAACAGTTATAGGGGATTCTAGCGTAGTATTAGGAGCTTTAATAGCTTTATTCTTACAAGGATTATTCTATATTATTGAAAAAGTATTAAAAAAGGGTAAGAATTAA